The genomic segment GTTTCGTCTTTTTTGCGGCTTTTAAATACGTCGCAAAGTACTTTGCTCATGTTCAGTTCCTGCGGTAGGTCGAGCCATGTGGCTCAGTGACGGTCGTCCGCCTTGGTCATCATATCCAGCAAGGTGTCGCCAATCTGGGATTTACGCCAACCCTGAAGTACATCCGGTAAGACATAGGTGCCGCTGTTCCAGCCGGAACGAATCAGCGCGTCCAGGGCTTTTTTCCGGGTCAGGATTTCTGGCGGTATCTCCAGCACTGCTGCACGACTGGCAACGGCATCCCGAGTGAGTTTCAGCCACTGTCCGGCTTCGGGTGTCAACGGTCGGTCGAGCGCCACTGGCCAGAGAGCATCATCGTCCGCCATCGCCTGGCTCACGATTTCCATTAGCACCTGAGCATCCTTACGAACCATCTCGGGTCGCAAACCGGCTTTCACTAGCTGATCCCGATTTTTGGGTTTGTAGCGTGCGATATTCCAGAGGCTGTTGTCATCCACCACCTTGCTACGAGGCACATCACGCTCACGCGCTTGCAACTCGCGCCAGCCCACCAGTTCCTGCAGCAGGTGCTGCTCCTGCGGGCGCAGCTTCCAGGCCAGTTTGACCCGTCGATAATAATCTTTGGGCACTTCTTGCTGACTCTGCTCTTCAATCGTGCGCTGGCAGTCTTCTTCCAGCCAGCTCATGCGATCCATGCTGACCAGCTTTGCCACCAGCATGGGGTAAATCTGGCGCAGAAAATACACATCGGCAACCGCATAGCGAATCTGGTCTTGGCTCAACGGTCGCGCCAGCCAGTTCGAGCGGGTTTCTTCCTTGTCGATATCAATATCCAGCAAGGCAGCAATCAGTCGCTGGAAGCCCATCGATCCGCCCAACCCGGCCATTGAGGCCGCAAGCTGGCTGTCTGCCAGTGGACTGGGTAACACTCCGGTCAGCTGCCGGCAAACTTCCAGGTCTTCAGCACAGGCATGAAAGACCTTGGTCACAGCAACAGCCTGAAACACCTGCGCCAGTGGCTGCCATTCCGTCACACTGAGCGGATCAATCAGGTAGCAATGCTGACTGTCCGCCACCTGCAATAGCCCGGCTTGCGGGTAAAATGTCGAGGTGCGGACAAATTCGGTGTCGAGTGCCAGAAAGCCCTCATTCATCCAGCCCTGACAGGCTTCCGCCAGCTGCTGGTTGGTCGTAAGCCAGATTGGCTCGGGCACTTGAGGGCTGGTCAACACATCTCTCCCTGGTTCAGCTGCGGCACACAGGCCCGGCAAATCTGAACACTAGTCGGTCGCAGCCACATCGGAATCGCTTTCCGGTTGCTGCAAAAAAGGCACACCGGCCCTCTGGGCCAGGGTTTGCACATAGAATCCGGTCGTACGCCCTTCAACAGACGCATCCAGACAAATCACCAGCCGCGACGGCTGTCGCTGCGGGTCGCATAAACGTTGATACAGAGCGCCCAGTCCCAGTTGCTCAGGGCCGATACCATCCACCGGGGAGAGCAAGCCATGCAGCACAAAACATTGTGCGGCGGGATCAATATCCGTCAGTTGTTCAGGCTGTGCCAGTACCCATAACTCGGTATCCGCTTCCGCCTGCCCTGAACATTGGCCACACTCACCACTCACGCTATAACAGCGACACACCGGGCACAGCGACACCTGACAGCGCACTGCCACCAGCGCCGCTTCAATATCAGCGGCCAGGGTCGGTTGCAGCACCAGTTTGCGCGCCATACGTCCGGCGGCCTTTGGCCCAATTCCTGGCAACTGATCCAGACGCTGGGCCAACGCCACCAAGGGCGCAGGAATAACACCGCGTACTGCCATCAGAATGGCAGTTTCATACCCGGTGGCAAGCCCATGCCTGCCGTCATTTTCGACATGTGTTCCTGACTGGCGCTCTCGATCTTGCGCACCGCGTCGTTCACCGCAGCGGCCAGCAAGTCTTCCAGCATGTCTTTGTCTTCTGTCATCAAGGAATCGTCAATCGCGACCCGCTTGACGTCGTGACGACCATTCATAATGACTTTTACCAGCCCAGCGCCCGATTCGCCGGTCACTTCGGCCTCTGCCAGCTGGGCCTGCATTTTTTGCATATCTTCCTGCATTTTCTGGGCTTGTTTCATCAAGTTGCCCATGCCGCCTTTGATCATGTCGATCTCCTCGGATGGCGGGCCTTTATGCCCGCACGGGTTATATTATTCGCCCAGTGGTCGAATCGTGTCTTCGACCACTGTCGCATTAAAAGTTGTCAGTATATTGCGGACGTGATCATCCGTCTCGATTGACTGCAAGGCAATATAGCCTGCTTCTGCCGCCATACGCTGACGCCGCTGTTCTGGAGTTTCTCCGGCCGGGCTACGTAATACCATTTCAATTCTGGCCGTCGGAACCAGCGTTTGTAACGCCTGCTCGACCCGCTGCTGTTGGCCTGGATTAAACAGCGCACTCCGTTGTGGATCAACATCAAAGCAATACAGCGAATCGCGCACTTCCACCAGCGCACTGTTGCGGGCGATGGATAAGGGTAGCCCGGCCAGCGGCAGGTGCTCCAGCCACATCCACCAGGTATGAGGTGCCAGTGGCGGTAAATGTTCCGGGTTGGCAACTGCGCGCTGAACCGTTTTGACCGCTTTGGGTGCCGTAGAGACCTGCGGTGCTGGCTCAAACGTCATGGTGTTATCGGCAGGTGCATCCATCAGGCGGCTGAGATTGCCACCGGCGATGGCAGCGCGATCAGCAACAGGCGCTGAGGGTTGAGCAACAACCTGCTGTTCGGGAGCATCAGGAAGCGACACCCTTGGCGGTAGTGGTGGCGGTAACGTGCTGGGTGTTTCTTCATCCATCCAGGGAGGCGGCTCGTGGGCCGGATCTGAAGTTGTCACGACGGTGGGCACGGCGTTGCCTGGGCCTGTCTCATAAACAACATCATCTGCACTCAGAGTGGATACCGGCAAAACACCTGCATCCGGGAAACCTGTTGGAGCCGTTTGGGTTGTTGGGGTTGTTGGGGTTGTTGGGGTTGTTTGAGCTGTTGCTGGCAGATCCTGCCACTCAGACTCGACGGGGACTACTTCAGCAGGTTCAGCAGGCAAAACGTCAGTCGGTACAACAACCTCACCGCCGACAGCGTCGGGTTGCTGAGTGGCGACAACGCTATCCCGCTCAGGAGAAGGAAGACCCGTCAGTGACTTTTTTTTTTGCCCTCCATCCGGGTCAGCCTGGGCCGCCGGGCTGGTGAGCGCGGAATCCAGATCCAGATTCGCCAGCGCTGCTGGTAACTGTTCCGGCATCGGCCGAAACGCCAACATCCGCAGCAGCAGCATTTCAAATCCCTGACGCGGATCAGGCGCCAGCGCCAGATCCTTGCGGCCACTGAGGGCGATTTGATAATACAACTGCAAGTCTTCGCCATTCATGGCAACCGCCAACGCCAGCACGGCATCGCGATCACCCTGAGAATTTTCAATCGCATCCGGCACAATCTGGGCCAGTGCCGCCCGGTGCCAGATCGTTAGCAGGCCCTGGACAACTTCATCAAAATCGGGGCCGTGCTCGGCCATTTCCGCTACTTCGGTTAACACTTCACGAGCATTGGCCCTGGCCATCACCTCTGCCATTTTAAACAGGCGACCCCGATCCATGGTGCCCAGCATGCTGGTCACCTGGGTTTCCAGCACCGTCCCTTCACCAAACGCAATGGCCTGGTCAGTCAGACTGAGGGCGTCACGCATGCTGCCCTGGGCAGCGCGCCCCAATTGCCACAGCGCCGGGGTTTCATAGCGGATGTCTTCTGCTTGCAACACGGTTTCCAGATAGCCAACAATGCTTTCCGGAGTCATGTTTTTCAGACTGAACTGCAGACAACGGGACAAGACCGTGACGGGTAATTTTTGTGGATCGGTGGTGGCAAGCAGGAATTTGACGTGCGCCGGTGGCTCTTCCAGCGTTTTTAACAGCGCATTAAAACTGTGCGTGGAAAGCATGTGTACTTCGTCAATCAGATAAACCTTGAAGCGTCCACGAGTCGGAGCGTACTGGACGTTATCGAGCAGCTCGCGGGTATCTTCGACTTTGGTACGAGATGCGGCATCGACTTCGATCAGATCAACAAAGCGGCCTTCGGCGATTTCCCGACAAGAAGAACATTCGCCACATGGCCGGGCACTGATGCCCTGTTCGCAATTCAGGCATTTGGCAAGAATACGGGCAATGGTGGTTTTACCCACACCCCGGGTGCCGGTAAACAGGTATGCGTGATGCAGCCGCTGCTCATTCAGCGCATTGATCAGCGCTTTGAGTACGTGCTCCTGGCCGACCATTTCGTCAAAGAACCTGGGCCGCCACTTACGTGCAAGTACCTGATAACTCATGAAACGCTGACTCGGCTAAAACAAGGAAGGCGCATGATAACGACTGGCGGGCAGGATGTCAGTGTTATTGGAGATGACTCCTGCCAGCCACACCCCGGCACACGAGTCGACTACTACCGTTGCTCCCTTCCGGGCCTGGCGGGGTTCGTAGCTTATCGTTGCGAGGGGACCAGCAGGAGCCACCATAACAGCCTGACTTTCGACAGGAGGGCAAATCCTACAGATAACTTTTTGGGATATCAAGGACTTAACTTAAAGAAAATGCTTCGAACCGGCAATCAATCAGAGGTGCAGCCAATGTTTCAGGGCCAGGTTAATGATGTCTGCCCGGCTCAACCCCAGATCATCACAAGCCAGATCCAGATAATCAATGACATCCGCTTCGACCTTCACTTCCAGCCGCTGCAAACCGCGCTCCTTGTCACGCTGACGCTGAAAGCGCTTGTTAAACCGGCTCTGCACTCGACGATCATAAGGGTTGCTCTTCGGCCGCCCACGACGGGGAGACGAGAACATATCGATGGTGGTGCGATCTTCGGGTTGAATGGACATAGCAGATCCAGCTGAAAAACGGCGGCATTATGCCGCCTTGACGATGAATTGCAACGCCATAGCGAACGATTCCCCCTTTCTCTGCTCGCCATGACAGCAACAGAACTTGCCAAGGGCCTCGCATCTCAATACTGTTGACTGCTTTCTTTGCTGAACACGTTACCGATGTCCGATACCTTAGCTACCCGTTTATCCTCCGACCAGCTGACACAAGCAGTGAATACCGAACTGCTGGATTTTATCTCCACTGAAGAGCTGGAACCCTTCCATGGCGTCCTCGGCCAGGAACGCGCCGTCAACGCCATTCAGTTTGGTGTGGCCATGCAGCGTCCCGGCTACAACATTTTTGTAATGGGTGATACCGGTACCGGCCGCTCATCCTATGTCCGGGACTACCTCAAAAGCGAAGCCAAACGCCAGGCTACGCCTTCGGTATGGTGCTACGTCAACAATTTCAGCAACCCCAGAGAACCGGGGGTGGTTGAGTTACAACCGGCGGAAGCCAATCAGCTACGCGATGATGTTCGTCAGCTGATTGACCAGTTGCTGGCCACGTTTCCGGCCGTACTGGAACACCCGTCTTACCAGCAGAAAAAAGCCGCTATCGATTATCAGTTCAACCGCAAATACGACAAGGCGATTGAACTGGTCGAAAAAGACGCTCACAAACAAGGGGTTGCGGTATACCGCGATGCCAATGCCATCAGCTTCACCCCGATACGCGATGGTAAAGCCCTG from the Candidatus Thalassolituus haligoni genome contains:
- a CDS encoding YbaB/EbfC family nucleoid-associated protein, whose translation is MIKGGMGNLMKQAQKMQEDMQKMQAQLAEAEVTGESGAGLVKVIMNGRHDVKRVAIDDSLMTEDKDMLEDLLAAAVNDAVRKIESASQEHMSKMTAGMGLPPGMKLPF
- the rnd gene encoding ribonuclease D, whose translation is MTSPQVPEPIWLTTNQQLAEACQGWMNEGFLALDTEFVRTSTFYPQAGLLQVADSQHCYLIDPLSVTEWQPLAQVFQAVAVTKVFHACAEDLEVCRQLTGVLPSPLADSQLAASMAGLGGSMGFQRLIAALLDIDIDKEETRSNWLARPLSQDQIRYAVADVYFLRQIYPMLVAKLVSMDRMSWLEEDCQRTIEEQSQQEVPKDYYRRVKLAWKLRPQEQHLLQELVGWRELQARERDVPRSKVVDDNSLWNIARYKPKNRDQLVKAGLRPEMVRKDAQVLMEIVSQAMADDDALWPVALDRPLTPEAGQWLKLTRDAVASRAAVLEIPPEILTRKKALDALIRSGWNSGTYVLPDVLQGWRKSQIGDTLLDMMTKADDRH
- a CDS encoding toprim domain-containing protein, with translation MAVRGVIPAPLVALAQRLDQLPGIGPKAAGRMARKLVLQPTLAADIEAALVAVRCQVSLCPVCRCYSVSGECGQCSGQAEADTELWVLAQPEQLTDIDPAAQCFVLHGLLSPVDGIGPEQLGLGALYQRLCDPQRQPSRLVICLDASVEGRTTGFYVQTLAQRAGVPFLQQPESDSDVAATD
- the ybfE gene encoding LexA regulated protein; amino-acid sequence: MSIQPEDRTTIDMFSSPRRGRPKSNPYDRRVQSRFNKRFQRQRDKERGLQRLEVKVEADVIDYLDLACDDLGLSRADIINLALKHWLHL
- the dnaX gene encoding DNA polymerase III subunit gamma/tau, with protein sequence MSYQVLARKWRPRFFDEMVGQEHVLKALINALNEQRLHHAYLFTGTRGVGKTTIARILAKCLNCEQGISARPCGECSSCREIAEGRFVDLIEVDAASRTKVEDTRELLDNVQYAPTRGRFKVYLIDEVHMLSTHSFNALLKTLEEPPAHVKFLLATTDPQKLPVTVLSRCLQFSLKNMTPESIVGYLETVLQAEDIRYETPALWQLGRAAQGSMRDALSLTDQAIAFGEGTVLETQVTSMLGTMDRGRLFKMAEVMARANAREVLTEVAEMAEHGPDFDEVVQGLLTIWHRAALAQIVPDAIENSQGDRDAVLALAVAMNGEDLQLYYQIALSGRKDLALAPDPRQGFEMLLLRMLAFRPMPEQLPAALANLDLDSALTSPAAQADPDGGQKKKSLTGLPSPERDSVVATQQPDAVGGEVVVPTDVLPAEPAEVVPVESEWQDLPATAQTTPTTPTTPTTQTAPTGFPDAGVLPVSTLSADDVVYETGPGNAVPTVVTTSDPAHEPPPWMDEETPSTLPPPLPPRVSLPDAPEQQVVAQPSAPVADRAAIAGGNLSRLMDAPADNTMTFEPAPQVSTAPKAVKTVQRAVANPEHLPPLAPHTWWMWLEHLPLAGLPLSIARNSALVEVRDSLYCFDVDPQRSALFNPGQQQRVEQALQTLVPTARIEMVLRSPAGETPEQRRQRMAAEAGYIALQSIETDDHVRNILTTFNATVVEDTIRPLGE